The region ACCAAAATTCACCCCCTAGTCTTCCAAGCAGGAGCATTTGTTTCACCTGTGGCTACTTCAGGGGAGATGGCAAATAGACTCTTCCTTCTCATCCTTACTCGATCACTCCAGAATCTGAGAATTATATCTGTCAGTCAGCAGATAATGGCAGACACCAAAAACGGGTGGGCTCTGCCCTATTAGGACACCGGACAAAAAAAGAGGCAGGTGTACTACAGTAAAAAGGAAAAGTATCAAACATCAAGCTGTAGCAATCAAGCCAAAGTTTAACGACATGCTGCTGTGGAACTGTCACATGATATCACAATATTATGCTGAAGCACCAAATACTTCAAGCATGGGAGACGgctaaaatgagaaaaatattacaaaaaaaaactataaGGAGCAACTGCTATgttaatccccctgtttactgagctgcatgccaatgccgacacagcccatgcaTAGTAAAGGGATGTCTCAGCATTAGGGCAATAAGAGTTTACATCAGCTATGAATGTTTAAACATGCCATcttagaagcccagaccaaatgtattccacatattaaaaaaaaaaaaaaaaaaacaacaaaaaggcaAACCAAAATGGGTGGTAGGAAGACCAAATGAGTTCTGGTTTGATTAAAGGTGAGTGGAGAGACAATTATAGCATAAATCACATCTTTGATAAAAATGGAAGAATACAAACAaaagacacccctcccccctctataAACACtaacaaaaacaatgttaaagccAAATCTAGTAACTGGTCCTTATGCCCTGGAGCTGCCCTTTGCATCCACTTTCTCCTGCACAGAGAATGAGCAGTTTTCAAAACAGCCTGTCCACCCAAGTACATAGCCATTTACTGGAAGAATGGCAACACTCGCTGTGGATATATACCAACttccaaaaaaaacctccacagcATTTAAAAAGTTctggctgctgcctgcagcagatGCACTCGCAGATTCTATAATCTATGCCACAAGAATTACACACCCACCTTGTCATGATGAATCTTCCAACTATCAAAAATAGTATCTATAATGATAGAGAAACGTGTATATAATTTCTCTATGTGTGTACATGCAGTTCCTTTTTACAGAACTGTTTGGGCAATGCTGATGTTGAGGTGATGATTTTCATTTTCATTGTCAATTTATTGGGGGGCTAGGGCCTGAAAGTTGATTGAGCTGAAGGCTCACCTAGGGCACTTAATCCCCTTGCAGCGCCTCTGGGAATACTGACTGACTAACCAGGTGAGCAGGGATCAGTTTTAGACAGCGCTTACCAGAAGGCTAAGCTCCCCCTACCCTCCATGGCAGCAGCCTGCAGTGCTTAATGCTGTCTTTAACAGAAGACCAGGTAGCTCAATCAGGCCCATCGAAGAGCAGGATCTGCCGCTGCTGTTATACCCACATCCTCCTCCCTCCTGTTACATTCCTATTTGGTAGGGTTTAGATTCTTCAGAGCTAtccctgatctttttttttttttaatcttttagcCAGACACAAACTCCAACTTCCATCGCTCTGCAGCTCTTCATTGCAGCTGAGAATTTATAAATCATCCTTTTCTGTTCCTTATTAACAATTGCACTAAACACTCAACATCCCTGAGTGTTAATAACTAAATCCAGCCCCTAGTGTTCTGTTAATGTTGAAAGAAaatggggaggaggggaaatTGCACACAAAGTATTTGTCCTTGAATAGCTTTTGCTCTTTTTCTTGATAACTAGAGGCTGATATGTTCAGTGAATTTAAACATCCAGTCGTGGGCTGGGCCTGGTCCCGGAATGTAGAGGTAGCACAGATTGTTTCTCAGAGCCAAATGCTTAGCTGTCCAGTGTCGGGGAAGAGGCTTTGTTCCTCTTCTTGTGGAAGCTGTAATGTATCCTGTAAAAGCAAAATCAGCCGTGACACGTCAGCAATGCCAAAGCCCAGTCCAGCCATCATCTCTCGCTCGTCAAAAATAACCGAACAGAACCCGTAGCACACGGAGCCACCGACAGCAAAATGCAGTTCTCTAGACAAAGCACCTACCTGTTTGCTGCTCATCTTCCTCTGACACACTTTGATTTCCAGAAGGTGGAGAACGAGTAGGAGACATCTGATGCTGAAAACAACCTCTACAATATCAAGGAAGATGGAGATGACCCACAGGCAAAGAGTGGTGCTCTGCAGGGGGAGAGCACAGTAAATAGAGAGGCAGAATTGGCCCAGCGCTGTTCTGTGCCTGGTTTATAAAAGTGAGGTCAGGACATGCAGTAAGCCTTGTGCTGGAGAATGTGAAGCCGAATATTTACTTTTACAACAaggtcaaagaagagcaaccaaaatgcgAAAAgaggatggaacgcctctcaaacaaggaaaggttaaagaggttagggctcttgagcttggaaaagagacagctggttgggggtgggggggatataattgaggtctacaaaatcttgagtggtgtaaaatgggtaaaaattaatcgatttttcactctttcaaaaagcacaaatactaggggacattcaataaagttaaatggaaatacttttaaaacaaatagaaggaaatattcttttcactcatcgaatagttaagctctggaactctttgccggaggatgtggtaacagcggttagcatatctgggtttaaaaaaggtttggacaagttcctggaggaaaagtccttagtctgctattgagacagacatggggaagccactgcttgccctgggattggtagcattgaaggTTGCCACTATTTGcatttctgcctggtacttgtgacctagatttgaccactgttggaaaccgggatgctgggctagatggactgttggtctggcccagtatggctactcttatattcttatggccCTAAAGGGTTTAgaaagggggtggagggagagatgctaggagGAGCAGTGGCATGCTGTGcttaattgcacaattaacatTTTGAATACtatgatttttttgttttcaattcaatGTTGTAATTTTTGCCCACTCTCAGAATCTACAGATACTCGATGTGGTCAAACCTGATTACTTCTCTAaaggatttttttgttgttttcctaCCTCTACACATAAAGATACAACTCTCTGCATGAATGCAGATATTAACATGTATCTACATGCCCTGTACCTATATGCATGTGCAGAGTAATGACTTACGTAGATTCGTGTGGGATCAAAGGGGCATTCAGGAAACATTGGGATGTATTCTGTGTCACTGAGGGTGCAGGTGGCGAGTAGCGTTCGTCCGCCATTACGGAGGGTGATGATAACAGCCGCTGCTAATCCTACCATGCAGAGCGCTGAGATGAAAGTATTAACCACGGCAAGGACCAGGATTGTCCAACGCTGGAGTAGGAAGACAAACCATAGATGCTTACATCATACTTTCCAGAGaaataccccccacccccactcaacTTCTCTGCTGCACTCGGGGCCAGTGTCAACATGTTGAACTGCTCATAGTGTCTTTTTGGCTAAAtgcagaggctcattttcaaagcacatagacttacaaatttaggggctcgttttcaaaaaagaaaaacatccaaaaagtagcataaacctgcatttggacattgctattttcaaaatcaatttttagaGTTTTTCTATGAAATTGGTCAGAAATATGTTCAAATCTCAAGGGcttgtgttaagggcaggatctgggctttcctaacacttggacatttttctgccataacagaacaaaaacatccagggctaaaagaagtgccctaaatgaccagatgaccactgcggCAATAAAAGAATGACAcctccttactccttcagtggtccctgacccccctcccaccctgcaaaACTGTAAATTAAACAGTACATACCTGCCTCTAATGTTATAGCCAGCCCTATTTGAGCAGCAAgcaaatacctggaatagactagtggtcagtgcactgtagaaaaggTGACCCAGACCCATAATACTCTATTACACTTAGGGtgaaaagtgtcagccccccccccctccccaaaaaaaaaacaaccccaacaACAacacaaaacctactgtacccacatataggtgacacctacataagtatttccatactgggacagatcaaaggttcatcaagcccaacatccagtctccaacagcggccaatccaggtcacaagtacccggcaagatcccaaaacatacattttatgctgcttattctacaaataagcagtggagttttcctttaggaagctatccaaaccttttttttttttaaccctgctaagctaacagcttttaccacattctctgtcaacgaattccagagtttaattacatgtagcttcattgcgtgccccctagtcctagtatttccggaaagagtaaacaagcgattcatgtctacccgtt is a window of Microcaecilia unicolor chromosome 11, aMicUni1.1, whole genome shotgun sequence DNA encoding:
- the TMEM54 gene encoding transmembrane protein 54, which encodes MCGQGNMEPKMLGKALMKMGLGLIVVGHLNFIVGAIVHGLVLRHVAKLRDMVSLHYSITNILTVTSAILSISCGLIAIVLSRYLSRPPLRWTILVLAVVNTFISALCMVGLAAAVIITLRNGGRTLLATCTLSDTEYIPMFPECPFDPTRIYSTTLCLWVISIFLDIVEVVFSIRCLLLVLHLLEIKVCQRKMSSKQDTLQLPQEEEQSLFPDTGQLSIWL